One window of the Flavobacteriales bacterium genome contains the following:
- the secY gene encoding preprotein translocase subunit SecY → MKKFIQNIKNIWSIEELRTRILQTLLLLAVFRIGTFIVIPGVDKEVLDLLNKSNPASGLLGLIDVFAGGAFERASIFALGIMPYISASIVVQLLTIAVPYFQRMQKEGEDGQQRMNQITRWLTIAITAVQAVSFVLNFKATKGDAIVGGGTMFMLVAVCVLVAGTMFTMWIGERITDRGLGNGISLIIMVGIISRLPHSLLAEVYDKFVGNNGGGPIVFILEIVFWMLVILAVILLVQGTRRIPVQYAKRIVGNKQYGGVRQYLPLKVNAAGVMPIIFAQALMFIPGMFGGLFQNNRTAGGFFQGFSDFTSWTYNITFFLMIVLFTYFYTAITINPTKIADDLKRNGGFIPGVKPGRATANFIDAVMSRITLPGAIFLGIVSIFPAIAMTVGGVNNQFAQFYGGTSLLILVGVVLDTLQQVESHLLMRHYDGLMKTGRIKGRTSTGGAIAG, encoded by the coding sequence ATGAAGAAGTTTATACAAAATATAAAGAATATCTGGAGCATTGAAGAACTCCGAACCCGAATTCTGCAAACCCTTTTATTGTTGGCAGTTTTTAGAATCGGAACCTTCATTGTTATTCCAGGTGTTGATAAAGAAGTCTTGGATTTGCTTAACAAAAGCAATCCGGCTTCTGGCCTGTTGGGTTTAATTGATGTTTTTGCAGGTGGAGCTTTTGAAAGAGCTTCCATTTTTGCATTGGGCATCATGCCATATATCTCTGCATCCATCGTTGTGCAGTTGCTTACCATTGCAGTTCCCTATTTCCAAAGAATGCAAAAAGAGGGTGAGGACGGTCAACAACGCATGAATCAGATAACAAGATGGCTAACCATTGCCATTACGGCGGTTCAGGCAGTAAGTTTTGTTTTAAATTTCAAAGCAACCAAAGGAGATGCTATCGTAGGAGGCGGCACTATGTTTATGCTTGTGGCTGTCTGTGTTTTAGTGGCCGGCACCATGTTTACCATGTGGATTGGTGAGCGAATTACCGATCGTGGTTTAGGAAACGGTATTTCTTTGATTATCATGGTGGGTATTATCTCTAGATTACCACATTCTTTATTGGCTGAAGTGTATGATAAGTTTGTTGGAAATAATGGGGGTGGACCAATTGTGTTCATTTTAGAAATTGTATTTTGGATGTTGGTTATACTGGCAGTTATTCTGCTTGTTCAAGGTACTCGACGAATTCCAGTGCAATATGCAAAACGAATTGTGGGCAACAAGCAATATGGTGGTGTTCGACAATATTTACCGTTAAAAGTGAATGCTGCCGGAGTTATGCCAATCATTTTTGCTCAAGCCTTAATGTTTATTCCTGGCATGTTCGGCGGATTGTTTCAAAACAACCGAACAGCTGGCGGGTTCTTTCAAGGATTTAGTGATTTTACATCATGGACATACAACATTACTTTCTTTTTAATGATTGTATTGTTCACGTATTTTTATACAGCCATCACAATTAATCCTACCAAAATTGCAGATGATTTGAAACGGAACGGAGGATTTATTCCAGGAGTGAAACCAGGAAGAGCAACGGCTAACTTCATTGATGCGGTTATGTCGAGAATTACACTTCCAGGGGCTATATTCTTGGGTATCGTATCCATATTTCCGGCAATTGCAATGACAGTGGGAGGGGTGAACAATCAATTCGCCCAGTTTTATGGAGGAACTTCACTTCTTATTTTAGTGGGAGTAGTTTTAGATACATTGCAACAGGTAGAATCGCATTTATTGATGAGACACTACGATGGTTTGATGAAAACCGGAAGAATAAAAGGAAGAACATCTACTGGAGGAGCTATTGCGGGATAG
- the rplO gene encoding 50S ribosomal protein L15 has protein sequence MDLSNLKPAEGSVKNNKRIGRGQGSGRGGTSTKGHKGAQSRTGYSRKIGFEGGQMPLQRRVPKGGFKNRNRVEYIALNLGKIQALVEKYNFSEISPEVLHQANLISRTDKLKVLAVGELKKGINIKAHAFSENAKAAIEKIGGTIETL, from the coding sequence ATGGATTTAAGTAATTTAAAACCCGCCGAAGGTTCGGTTAAAAATAATAAAAGAATTGGTAGAGGACAAGGGTCTGGTAGAGGTGGAACTTCTACAAAAGGACACAAAGGTGCTCAATCAAGAACAGGTTATAGCCGTAAAATTGGTTTTGAAGGTGGTCAAATGCCTTTGCAAAGACGTGTTCCAAAAGGTGGTTTTAAAAATCGTAATAGAGTAGAATACATTGCTTTAAACTTGGGTAAAATTCAAGCCCTTGTTGAAAAGTATAATTTTTCGGAAATTTCTCCCGAAGTTTTGCATCAGGCAAATCTTATTTCAAGAACCGACAAATTAAAAGTTTTGGCTGTTGGTGAATTGAAAAAAGGAATCAACATTAAAGCTCATGCTTTTTCGGAGAATGCCAAAGCGGCAATCGAAAAAATCGGTGGAACAATTGAAACGCTTTAA
- the rpmD gene encoding 50S ribosomal protein L30 → MGKIKVTKIKSIIKRPEDQKRTMEALGLRKMNQSNEFEDSPAIQGMIRKVSHLVKVEK, encoded by the coding sequence ATGGGAAAAATTAAGGTAACAAAAATTAAAAGCATCATTAAGCGTCCTGAAGATCAAAAAAGAACAATGGAAGCTTTGGGTCTTAGAAAAATGAACCAAAGTAATGAGTTTGAAGATTCACCTGCTATTCAAGGCATGATTAGAAAAGTGAGTCATTTGGTAAAAGTTGAAAAATAA
- the rpsE gene encoding 30S ribosomal protein S5 gives MATQTLKRIKTTDIELKDRLVAIQRVAKVTKGGRTFSFTAIVVVGDGNGIVGHGLGKAGEVPDAIAKGVEDAKKNLIKVPVINGTVPHEQYGKYSGGLVFIKPASHGTGVIAGGAMRAVLESAGVHDVLAKSKGSSNPHNVVKATIDALSRLRDPYTVAEQRGVSLNKVFNG, from the coding sequence ATGGCAACGCAAACTTTAAAAAGAATAAAAACAACCGACATTGAACTAAAAGATCGTTTAGTTGCAATTCAAAGGGTAGCCAAAGTTACCAAAGGTGGTCGTACTTTTAGCTTCACAGCTATTGTGGTAGTGGGTGATGGAAACGGTATAGTTGGTCATGGTTTAGGAAAAGCGGGTGAGGTGCCTGATGCAATTGCAAAAGGTGTTGAAGATGCAAAGAAAAACCTTATCAAGGTGCCTGTTATTAACGGAACCGTGCCTCATGAGCAATATGGAAAATACTCTGGAGGTTTAGTGTTTATAAAACCAGCCTCTCACGGAACAGGTGTAATTGCCGGTGGTGCAATGCGTGCCGTGTTGGAAAGTGCCGGAGTGCATGACGTATTGGCAAAATCAAAAGGATCATCAAACCCTCACAACGTGGTAAAAGCAACGATTGACGCTCTTTCAAGATTAAGAGATCCTTACACAGTTGCCGAGCAAAGAGGAGTTTCTTTGAATAAAGTGTTCAACGGATAA
- a CDS encoding 50S ribosomal protein L18 codes for MTALKVEKRLKIKRRVRKNIFGTASKPRLSVFRSNKEIYGQIIDDVEQKTLLAVSSRTTDVSGNKVEQAYAIGKKLGEQAVSNGIEVVIFDRNGYLYHGRVKNFADGAREGGLKF; via the coding sequence ATGACAGCACTTAAAGTAGAAAAACGACTAAAAATTAAGCGAAGAGTTCGCAAAAACATCTTTGGCACTGCCTCTAAACCCAGATTGTCTGTATTTAGAAGTAACAAGGAAATTTACGGTCAGATAATTGACGACGTTGAGCAAAAAACTCTTTTGGCAGTTTCATCGCGAACTACCGATGTATCAGGTAATAAAGTTGAACAAGCGTATGCCATTGGAAAAAAATTAGGCGAACAAGCTGTCAGCAATGGTATCGAAGTGGTAATTTTTGACCGAAATGGATACCTATATCATGGAAGAGTTAAAAACTTTGCAGACGGAGCAAGAGAAGGAGGACTTAAATTTTAA
- the rplF gene encoding 50S ribosomal protein L6 produces the protein MSRVGNNPIQIPAGVDIKVADNTVTVKGPKGELSQAMDSRIGVSMEDGILTVNRSSEEKQEKAMHGLYRALINNMIVGVTEGFKVQQELVGVGYKAEVNGQILELNLGYSHNIYLQIPAEIKISAETVKGKNPTITMESHDKQLIGQVAAKIRSIRKPEPFKGKGVKFVGEVLRRKAGKSAAKK, from the coding sequence ATGTCACGAGTAGGAAATAACCCCATTCAGATTCCAGCAGGAGTAGATATTAAAGTTGCGGATAATACCGTGACCGTAAAAGGCCCGAAAGGAGAATTGTCTCAAGCTATGGATTCACGCATAGGTGTGTCTATGGAAGATGGTATTTTAACCGTTAACCGAAGCAGTGAGGAGAAACAGGAAAAAGCAATGCACGGATTATATCGTGCTTTGATAAACAACATGATTGTTGGGGTTACAGAAGGTTTTAAAGTTCAACAAGAGTTGGTGGGCGTTGGTTACAAAGCCGAGGTTAACGGACAAATTTTGGAGTTGAACTTGGGTTATTCGCACAATATTTATTTGCAAATTCCTGCCGAAATCAAAATTTCAGCAGAAACTGTAAAAGGTAAAAACCCAACAATTACCATGGAAAGCCACGATAAACAACTTATCGGACAAGTGGCCGCTAAAATCAGGTCTATTAGAAAACCTGAACCATTTAAAGGTAAAGGTGTGAAGTTTGTTGGTGAAGTATTAAGAAGAAAAGCCGGAAAATCGGCAGCTAAAAAATAG
- the rpsH gene encoding 30S ribosomal protein S8, whose product MNTDTIADYLTRVRNAIKANHRIVEIPSSSLKKGITEVLFQKGYILNYKFENENGPQGVIKIALKYHPITKIPAIRELKRVSRPGLRQYRGAKNLPRVINGLGIAIMSTSKGVMTDKEARQENVGGEVLCYVS is encoded by the coding sequence ATGAATACAGATACAATAGCAGATTACTTAACACGGGTTAGAAATGCCATCAAGGCAAATCACCGTATTGTGGAAATTCCTTCATCAAGTTTAAAAAAGGGAATTACCGAAGTATTGTTTCAAAAAGGGTATATTCTAAACTACAAGTTTGAGAATGAAAACGGACCACAAGGTGTTATAAAAATTGCCTTGAAATATCACCCTATTACAAAAATTCCGGCTATCCGTGAATTGAAAAGAGTGAGCCGTCCGGGTTTAAGACAGTACCGAGGTGCTAAAAACCTACCAAGAGTTATCAATGGATTGGGCATTGCCATTATGTCAACATCAAAAGGTGTTATGACTGATAAGGAAGCCCGTCAGGAAAATGTTGGTGGAGAAGTTCTTTGTTACGTATCATAA
- the rpsN gene encoding 30S ribosomal protein S14 — MAKESMKARQRKRESMVARYAEKRAKLKAEGDYDALQKLPRNASPVRLRNRCNVTGKPRGYIRDFGLCRNMFRQMASEGKIPGVTKASW; from the coding sequence ATGGCGAAAGAATCAATGAAGGCAAGACAACGCAAGCGTGAAAGTATGGTTGCACGTTATGCCGAGAAAAGAGCAAAGCTTAAAGCAGAGGGCGATTATGATGCTCTTCAAAAACTTCCTAGAAATGCCTCTCCAGTGCGTTTAAGAAATAGATGCAATGTAACAGGCAAACCAAGAGGTTATATTAGAGATTTTGGTCTTTGCAGAAATATGTTCCGCCAAATGGCAAGTGAGGGTAAAATTCCTGGCGTCACAAAAGCAAGCTGGTAA
- the rplE gene encoding 50S ribosomal protein L5, whose amino-acid sequence MYVPSLKQKYHDEVVKNLRDKFGWKNVMQVPKLEKICLNQGIGKGVSDKKLVDNAVNEMTLIAGQKAVPTISKKAISNFKLREDMPIGAKVTLRGDRMYEFLERFISIALPRVRDFQGISDKGFDGRGNYTMGVIEQIIFPEIDIDKVSTINGMNITFVTSAANDVECLELLKELGLPFKNQDK is encoded by the coding sequence ATGTACGTTCCTAGTTTAAAACAAAAATACCACGATGAAGTGGTGAAAAACTTGCGAGACAAGTTTGGTTGGAAAAATGTAATGCAGGTTCCTAAGTTGGAAAAAATTTGCCTTAACCAAGGTATTGGTAAAGGTGTTTCTGATAAAAAACTTGTTGATAATGCGGTTAATGAAATGACCCTAATCGCTGGTCAAAAAGCAGTTCCAACTATTTCTAAAAAGGCTATTTCTAACTTTAAGTTAAGAGAGGACATGCCTATTGGAGCAAAAGTTACCTTGCGTGGCGATAGAATGTATGAGTTTTTAGAAAGATTTATTTCAATTGCTCTGCCACGTGTTCGCGACTTTCAAGGCATTAGCGACAAAGGGTTTGACGGAAGAGGAAATTATACTATGGGTGTAATTGAGCAAATCATTTTTCCTGAAATAGATATTGACAAGGTAAGTACCATCAATGGAATGAATATAACTTTTGTTACCTCAGCCGCCAATGATGTTGAATGCCTTGAATTGTTAAAAGAATTGGGACTACCATTTAAAAACCAAGATAAATAA
- the rplX gene encoding 50S ribosomal protein L24, producing MHVKKGDTVKVLSGRDKAKTGEVVVVYPKDKTAIVKGVNMVTKHRKPDAENPDGSIVKLEAPIRVEKLMVVVGGTATRIGRKRNDAGKLQRYSKKTGEFI from the coding sequence TTGCACGTAAAAAAAGGTGATACTGTAAAGGTGTTGTCTGGTCGTGACAAAGCAAAAACCGGAGAGGTTGTAGTTGTTTATCCAAAAGATAAAACAGCGATTGTAAAAGGAGTGAATATGGTTACGAAACATAGAAAACCTGATGCAGAAAACCCGGATGGATCAATTGTTAAACTTGAAGCTCCTATTAGAGTAGAAAAGTTGATGGTGGTTGTTGGTGGAACAGCTACCCGAATTGGAAGAAAGAGAAATGATGCAGGTAAACTGCAACGATATTCAAAGAAAACAGGAGAATTTATTTAA
- the rplN gene encoding 50S ribosomal protein L14, translating to MIQQESRLKVADNSGAKEVLCIRVLGGTGKRYARVGDKIVVTVKSALPSGAIKKGSVSKAVVVRTAKEYRRPDGSYIRFDDNSCVLLNAQNEPRATRIFGPVARELRDKQFMKIVSLAPEVL from the coding sequence ATGATACAACAAGAATCTAGATTAAAAGTGGCCGACAACAGCGGTGCAAAAGAAGTTCTTTGCATCAGAGTGTTAGGCGGCACCGGAAAACGATATGCACGCGTTGGTGACAAAATCGTTGTTACCGTAAAATCAGCACTTCCTTCAGGAGCTATCAAAAAAGGTAGCGTTTCTAAGGCTGTGGTGGTTAGAACGGCAAAAGAATATAGAAGACCGGATGGTTCATACATTCGATTTGACGATAATTCTTGTGTATTGTTGAACGCTCAAAATGAGCCCCGTGCTACCCGTATCTTCGGACCGGTGGCTCGTGAACTTAGAGATAAACAATTTATGAAAATTGTGTCATTGGCACCAGAGGTATTATAA
- the rpsQ gene encoding 30S ribosomal protein S17, giving the protein MERNARKEIVGVVVSNSMDKTITVSVERKKKHPKYGKFVKATSKFAAHDEKNECGVNDIVRIMETRPLSKNKRWRLVEIVEKAK; this is encoded by the coding sequence ATGGAAAGAAACGCAAGAAAAGAGATTGTTGGAGTGGTTGTAAGTAACTCAATGGACAAAACGATTACAGTTTCTGTTGAGAGAAAAAAGAAACACCCCAAATACGGAAAGTTCGTTAAAGCTACATCTAAATTTGCTGCTCACGACGAGAAAAATGAGTGCGGTGTGAATGACATAGTGCGAATTATGGAAACACGTCCGCTGAGCAAAAATAAAAGATGGAGATTGGTTGAAATTGTTGAAAAAGCTAAGTAA
- the rpmC gene encoding 50S ribosomal protein L29 — protein MTYDDIKHMSNKELHATLREERKQLQKMKFNHAVSPIENPTKIAIGRKNVARLMTEINARKTAE, from the coding sequence ATGACATACGACGATATAAAACACATGAGCAACAAGGAGCTTCACGCAACCTTGCGAGAAGAACGAAAGCAACTTCAAAAGATGAAGTTTAATCATGCCGTTTCTCCAATCGAAAATCCAACAAAAATTGCGATTGGTAGAAAAAATGTTGCACGGCTTATGACAGAAATTAATGCTAGAAAAACAGCTGAATAA
- the rplP gene encoding 50S ribosomal protein L16, which translates to MLLPKRTKFRKKQKGRVKGLATRGHRLEFGDFGLKTLESHWITSRQIEAARIALNRYMKREGKVWIRIFPDKPVTKKPAEVRMGKGKGSPEYWVAVIKPGTIMFEVNGVPKEVAQEGMRLAAQKLPVNTKFVVKPDYSGQ; encoded by the coding sequence ATGTTATTACCTAAGCGTACGAAATTTAGAAAAAAGCAGAAAGGCCGCGTAAAAGGGTTGGCCACAAGAGGTCATAGACTGGAATTTGGAGATTTTGGTTTGAAAACTCTTGAATCACATTGGATAACTTCACGTCAAATTGAAGCTGCCCGTATTGCTTTGAACCGTTACATGAAAAGAGAGGGAAAAGTATGGATTCGGATATTTCCTGATAAACCTGTAACAAAAAAGCCAGCCGAGGTTCGGATGGGTAAAGGTAAAGGATCACCAGAATATTGGGTAGCCGTTATTAAACCAGGCACCATTATGTTTGAAGTAAACGGTGTGCCAAAGGAAGTAGCTCAAGAAGGTATGCGGTTAGCTGCTCAAAAATTACCTGTGAATACAAAATTTGTTGTTAAACCTGATTATAGCGGACAATAA
- the rpsC gene encoding 30S ribosomal protein S3, which produces MGQKVNPIGLRLGIVRGWESNWYGGETFAEKLAEDDKIRRYIAVRIPKGSISKVLIERTLKRIIITIHTARPGIVIGKGGQEVDLIKEEIKKLTKKDVQINIFEIKRPELDAKLVGMSIAQQVEGRVSYKRAIKMAMASTMRMGAQGIKVIISGRLAGAEMARSATFKEGRIPLHTFRADVDYALSEALTVYGKIGIKVWVFKEEVYGKRDLSINMGLGENKKGERKKGGSPMPRRRNSKR; this is translated from the coding sequence ATGGGACAAAAAGTAAATCCGATAGGTCTTCGTCTTGGCATAGTAAGAGGCTGGGAATCGAACTGGTATGGTGGCGAAACATTTGCCGAAAAACTTGCGGAAGATGACAAAATCAGACGATACATTGCCGTTCGTATTCCAAAAGGCAGTATCTCTAAAGTTCTTATTGAAAGAACATTAAAACGTATCATAATCACTATTCACACCGCTCGTCCGGGTATTGTAATCGGAAAAGGTGGCCAAGAGGTTGATTTGATAAAAGAAGAGATTAAAAAATTAACTAAAAAAGATGTTCAAATTAACATCTTTGAAATAAAACGTCCGGAGCTTGATGCTAAATTGGTAGGAATGTCGATTGCACAACAAGTAGAAGGTCGTGTTTCATACAAAAGAGCCATAAAAATGGCAATGGCAAGCACCATGAGAATGGGAGCACAAGGAATTAAAGTTATCATTAGCGGTCGTTTGGCTGGAGCTGAGATGGCACGTTCCGCTACCTTTAAAGAAGGTAGAATTCCACTCCATACCTTTAGAGCAGATGTAGATTATGCTCTTTCTGAAGCACTTACCGTTTACGGAAAGATTGGCATCAAAGTTTGGGTGTTTAAAGAAGAAGTTTACGGAAAACGTGATCTTTCTATAAACATGGGACTTGGAGAAAATAAAAAAGGAGAAAGAAAAAAAGGTGGAAGCCCAATGCCCCGCCGAAGAAATTCAAAGCGATAA
- the rplV gene encoding 50S ribosomal protein L22, producing MEATAKLNNCPVSPRKMRLVADQIRGKKVEDALNILKFNQKPVYAAKMEKLLLSAMSNWKNATDGSGNEEECVVKEVYVNQGRTLKRIKPAPQGRAHRVRKRSNHITLVVSDNSVVDFEEVENETEE from the coding sequence ATGGAAGCAACAGCAAAATTAAATAACTGCCCCGTTTCGCCTCGAAAAATGAGATTGGTTGCCGACCAAATCAGAGGAAAAAAAGTGGAAGATGCGTTGAATATTTTAAAGTTTAACCAAAAACCGGTATATGCCGCTAAAATGGAAAAACTGCTACTTTCAGCCATGTCAAACTGGAAAAACGCAACCGACGGTAGCGGAAACGAGGAAGAATGTGTGGTTAAAGAAGTGTATGTAAATCAAGGTCGTACGCTTAAAAGAATAAAACCGGCTCCTCAAGGTAGAGCTCACAGAGTTAGAAAAAGATCAAACCACATAACCTTAGTTGTTAGCGATAACAGCGTTGTTGATTTTGAAGAAGTAGAAAACGAAACAGAAGAATAA
- the rpsS gene encoding 30S ribosomal protein S19 produces MARSLKKGPYVDFKLERKVLGQNEAGKKTVIKTWSRRSLITPDFVGHTLAVYNGNKFIPVYVTENMVGHKLGEFAPTRTFKGHTSR; encoded by the coding sequence ATGGCAAGATCATTAAAGAAAGGACCTTATGTTGACTTCAAACTTGAAAGAAAAGTGTTGGGTCAAAACGAAGCTGGTAAAAAAACCGTAATCAAAACATGGTCGAGAAGATCATTGATCACTCCAGATTTTGTTGGTCATACGTTGGCGGTATATAACGGAAATAAATTTATTCCTGTGTATGTTACCGAGAACATGGTAGGTCATAAATTGGGCGAATTTGCCCCAACAAGAACGTTTAAAGGACACACAAGCAGATAA
- the rplB gene encoding 50S ribosomal protein L2, with protein MAVKRLNPITPGQRFRVANAFEELTASTPERSLLAPIKKSGGRNNQGKMTVRNIGGGHKRRYRVIDFKRNKEGQAEVKTIEYDPNRSAFISLIEYQDGTKSYILTPVGLKIGQIVESGESVAPEIGNCLPLSKMPLGSIVHNIELQPGKGGEICRSAGTNAQLLARDGKYAIVKMPSGESRMILGTCVATIGTVSNPDHSLIRLGKAGRNRWLGRRPRVRPAAMNPVDHPQGGGEGKSKGGQARSRKGIPSKGLKTRNVNKSSNKFIIERRKK; from the coding sequence ATGGCAGTTAAGAGATTAAATCCAATTACGCCGGGTCAACGGTTTAGAGTGGCAAATGCATTTGAAGAACTCACTGCATCTACTCCTGAAAGAAGCTTGCTCGCACCGATTAAAAAATCGGGAGGAAGAAACAACCAAGGAAAGATGACCGTTAGAAACATCGGCGGAGGACATAAACGTAGATACCGTGTTATTGACTTTAAACGAAATAAAGAAGGTCAAGCTGAGGTAAAAACAATTGAATACGATCCAAACCGTTCGGCATTTATTAGCCTTATTGAGTACCAAGATGGAACAAAAAGCTACATTTTGACTCCTGTGGGTTTAAAAATTGGCCAAATCGTTGAGTCTGGAGAAAGTGTTGCACCAGAAATTGGAAACTGTTTGCCACTTTCTAAAATGCCTTTAGGTTCTATCGTACACAACATTGAGTTGCAACCTGGCAAAGGTGGTGAGATATGTAGAAGTGCAGGCACAAACGCCCAATTGCTGGCAAGAGATGGTAAATACGCCATTGTTAAAATGCCATCGGGCGAGTCAAGAATGATTTTGGGAACTTGTGTGGCCACCATTGGTACTGTTTCAAACCCTGACCACAGCCTTATTAGACTGGGTAAAGCCGGAAGAAACAGATGGCTTGGAAGAAGACCACGTGTTAGACCTGCTGCGATGAACCCGGTAGATCACCCACAAGGTGGTGGTGAAGGTAAATCGAAAGGTGGACAAGCTCGCTCAAGAAAGGGTATTCCATCTAAAGGTTTGAAAACAAGAAATGTGAACAAAAGTTCGAACAAGTTTATTATCGAACGTAGAAAGAAATAA
- the rplW gene encoding 50S ribosomal protein L23 encodes MAVLVKPLITEKSNILSDKLTQYSFVVDLEASKPEIIQAVQEMYGVTVENISTAIIRGKRKSRYTKGGFQNGKKSNFKKAIVSLKEGQEIDFFESV; translated from the coding sequence ATGGCAGTTTTAGTAAAACCTTTGATTACAGAGAAGTCAAACATTTTGTCAGACAAATTGACGCAATACAGCTTTGTTGTTGATCTTGAGGCCTCAAAACCTGAAATTATTCAAGCTGTTCAAGAAATGTATGGCGTTACAGTTGAAAACATCAGCACTGCTATTATTCGAGGAAAACGAAAAAGCAGATATACCAAAGGTGGTTTTCAAAACGGTAAAAAGTCGAATTTTAAAAAGGCAATTGTAAGTTTAAAAGAAGGTCAAGAAATTGACTTCTTTGAAAGTGTATAA
- the rplD gene encoding 50S ribosomal protein L4, whose product MKLQIVNNNGESTGKEVELDNSIFGVEPNDHAIYLDVKQYMAHQRQGTHKSKDKSEINASTKKLKRQKGTGTARAGSAKSGVMIGGGRMHGPRPRTYGFKLNKKLKDVARRSALSYKAKDNQIIVLDQLSFGSPSTKECVAVLNKLKVMGRFLLVTSDVDKNVYLSARNIPNAEVLPCSDINTYSILKAKNVIFTEDAVNKLSQNFNEN is encoded by the coding sequence ATGAAGTTACAGATTGTAAATAATAACGGCGAATCTACCGGAAAAGAGGTTGAATTGGACAATTCCATTTTTGGAGTAGAGCCAAACGACCACGCCATTTATCTTGATGTGAAACAATATATGGCACATCAAAGACAAGGAACGCATAAATCAAAAGATAAATCTGAGATTAATGCTTCTACAAAAAAATTGAAACGCCAAAAAGGAACTGGTACAGCTCGTGCGGGTTCTGCAAAATCAGGTGTTATGATAGGTGGAGGTCGTATGCACGGGCCAAGACCGAGAACGTATGGGTTTAAACTAAACAAAAAACTTAAAGACGTTGCTCGTAGATCGGCACTTAGCTATAAGGCAAAAGACAATCAGATAATTGTGTTAGACCAATTATCGTTTGGTAGCCCCAGCACCAAAGAGTGTGTTGCGGTATTGAATAAATTGAAAGTAATGGGAAGATTCCTTTTGGTAACTTCTGACGTGGATAAAAACGTATATCTATCTGCCAGAAATATTCCAAATGCAGAAGTATTGCCATGCTCAGACATCAATACCTATAGCATTCTAAAGGCAAAGAATGTTATCTTTACTGAAGATGCTGTAAATAAATTATCTCAAAATTTCAACGAAAATTAA
- the rplC gene encoding 50S ribosomal protein L3 produces MLGIIGKKVGMTSIFSEEGKNIPCTVIQADENVVTQLRSLENDGYRAVQISAGERKESKTPKALVGHFAKAKTTPKAFSTEFKDFRSDIDHDIKLGDIITVDIFEEGQFVDVISNSKGKGFQGVVKRHGFAGVGGQTHGQHNRLRAPGSLGASSFPSRVFKGMRMAGRTGNKRTKMVNLQILKVMPEDNAIVLKGAVPGHKGCYVIVER; encoded by the coding sequence ATGTTAGGGATCATTGGTAAAAAGGTTGGAATGACCAGTATTTTTTCCGAAGAAGGAAAAAATATTCCGTGTACTGTAATTCAAGCAGACGAAAATGTGGTAACACAACTTCGTAGTTTGGAGAATGACGGTTATAGAGCGGTTCAAATTTCTGCTGGAGAGCGAAAAGAAAGCAAAACTCCAAAAGCCTTAGTGGGTCACTTTGCCAAAGCAAAAACAACTCCTAAAGCTTTTTCGACAGAGTTTAAAGATTTCAGAAGTGATATAGATCACGATATTAAATTGGGAGACATTATCACTGTTGATATTTTTGAGGAAGGTCAGTTTGTGGATGTTATTTCTAACAGCAAAGGAAAAGGATTTCAAGGTGTTGTTAAGAGACACGGATTTGCCGGAGTAGGCGGTCAGACTCACGGTCAGCACAATAGATTGAGGGCTCCAGGGTCGTTAGGTGCTTCTTCGTTTCCATCTCGAGTTTTTAAAGGGATGAGAATGGCAGGAAGAACTGGAAACAAACGCACCAAAATGGTGAATCTACAAATTTTGAAAGTAATGCCCGAGGATAATGCTATTGTTTTGAAAGGAGCAGTTCCAGGTCATAAAGGTTGTTACGTAATTGTTGAGAGATAA